In a single window of the Paramisgurnus dabryanus chromosome 23, PD_genome_1.1, whole genome shotgun sequence genome:
- the fgf6a gene encoding fibroblast growth factor 6a has protein sequence MATAQRLLTSMCETSRRWTAFLLLGFLLGIAYSYPISNRTNATPLEKRWETLFSRSVLGISMEKSELNWENDYLMGIKRVRRLYCNVGIGFHLQVLPDGKISGVHNENQYSLIEISTVERGVISLYGVKSELFVAMSSRGWLYGTRVFRDECKFKETLLPNNYNAYESSIYKGFYIALSKHGRLKRGYKASPAMTVTHFLPRL, from the exons ATGGCCACTGCGCAAAGGCTCCTCACCAGTATGTGCGAGACCAGCAGGCGCTGGACTGCGTTTCTTCTGCTTGGCTTTCTGCTTGGGATCGCGTACTCCTACCCCATCTCGAACAGGACTAATGCAACCCCACTGGAGAAAAGGTGGGAGACGCTGTTCTCCCGATCCGTTTTGGGGATCTCGATGGAGAAATCGGAGCTGAACTGGGAGAATGATTATTTGATGGGTATTAAGAGAGTGCGGAGGCTGTACTGCAACGTGGGCATCGGGTTTCACCTGCAGGTCCTCCCAGATGGAAAGATCAGCGGTGTACATAACGAGAACCAGTACA GTCTGATAGAAATCTCAACTGTAGAGAGAGGGGTGATAAGTCTGTATGGCGTGAAGAGCGAGCTGTTTGTCGCGATGAGCAGCCGCGGATGGTTGTACGGAACG AGGGTCTTCCGTGACGAGTGCAAGTTCAAGGAGACGCTGCTGCCCAACAATTACAACGCATACGAGTCTTCCATTTACAAGGGCTTTTACATCGCCCTCAGCAAACATGGCCGCTTGAAGCGAGGCTACAAGGCCTCCCCAGCAATGACTGTCACACATTTCCTTCCACGTTTATG